TGAAGCCTGTTCTTTATATTATAAAATTCTTTACATACTAAATCATCAATTTCTTTGGACGTAAAATTGAACCCGGCCTGTCTGAGAGCAGGCGCAATCTCAGCTTCTGGAAGCTCTGCCATTTTTAATAAAAATGAAGGATTTGTTAAAAGATCTTCCAAAAATCTTTCTGCACTCGATAATGACATCTTTACCCTGCCTCTTTCTCGAATGTTACAAATTGTCGTGCAAAGGTAAATCGAAATACACGAGCCCTTATCCTTAATCTACTTTTCCCTGTAACCCCAATTCATAACACTAAGG
This genomic window from Synergistaceae bacterium contains:
- a CDS encoding Nif11 family protein, translating into MSLSSAERFLEDLLTNPSFLLKMAELPEAEIAPALRQAGFNFTSKEIDDLVCKEFYNIKNRLHLGEGDVRDLIMQKWGKYMP